The stretch of DNA GCGCAGTAACGGTGGCGGATCAGGCTGACCGGCTGGTGGTCGAGCTTGCGCAGGGTTTGCAACTCGATCATCGGCGCCATCTCGGCGATGCCCAGTTGCTGGGCCTCTTCGCGGCTGGCAAAGCAGTAGCGGCGCTTGAGCAGCATCGCTTCCACGCCCACGCCTTGGGCCGACAAGGACTGGCTGTAGGAGGTCTCGGCGCCCATCGGGTAAATCAGCGGGCGGTCCAGCACCTGGGTGCCTTTGCCTTGGCGGCGCAACAGGCTGCCTTCGAACACCAGCTCGTCGATGGCGCGGCGCAGGGTGTGGCGGTTGACGCCGAAGCGTTCAGCCAGTTGCACCTCGCCCGGCAGGAATTCACCGGCCTGGTAGCTGCTCAGTTCGCGGCGCAGGATGTCAGCGAGTTCGCGGTACACCGGCTCATCTTGTCTAGACAACTGCATGCTTAAAAAAAGCGCCCTGGGGCACCCCTCCGACGTCAGATGAACTGCTTGCGCAGGCGTTGGGACAGCACGTCGATACAGCTCACCACCACGATGATCACCAGCAGCACCGCGCAGGTCTGCACGAACTGGAACGCGCGGATGTTCTCCCAGAGGATCACGCCGATCCCGCCGGCACCGACCATCCCCACCACCGTCGCCGAACGCACGTTGGCCTCGAAGCGGTAGAGCGCGTAGGACACCCACAGCGGCATCACTTGCGGGATCACGCCGTAGATCACTTCCTGCAAGGCACTGGCACCGGTGGCTCGCACACCTTCAACGGGGCCCGGGTCGATGGCTTCGACGGCTTCGGCAAACAGCTTGGCGAGGACCCCGGTGGTGCTGATCCACAAGGCCAGGACACCGGCAAAAGGACCGAGGCCGACGGCGACCACGAACAACATCGCGAACACCATTTCGTTGATCGAACGGAAGGCATCCATCACCCGGCGCAGCGGCTGGTGAATCCACCATGGGGTGATGTTGTCGGCGCACAGGATGCCCAGGGGCACCGAGCAGACGATCGCCAGCACCGTGCCCCAGAGGGCGATTTGCACGGTGACGATCATCTCCTTGAGGTAGGAGCGCCATTCGTGGAAGTCCGGCGGGAAGAAGTCGGCGGCGAAGGTCGCCATGTTTCCGGAGTCGCGGTACAGCGCCAGCGGGTTCATCTCGGCGCCGTGCCAGGCCCAGGCCAGCAGGACCAGGAACAGGCCCCAGCCCAGGTATTGCGGCCAAGTCCTTTTGCCCACTGCTTCAGCATGCAAGGTAGTCATGGGTCACTCTCGGTGTAGGGTTGGAACTGGGCTTAATGTGGGAGCGGGCTTGCTCGCGAATGCGGTGACTCAGTCGCCGGATGCGTTGAATGACACACCGTATTCGCGAGCAAGCCCGCTCCCACATGAACCCGATTCCTACAGGGGGTTAGCCGTTGGCTGCGGTCTTCTTGTCCAGTTCGGTGATGCGCTCTTGCAGCTTGGCCAGGTCGGCGTCGATGTCGGCGAGCTTCCTGGCCTTGTCAGCCGCTTCCAGCTTGTCGTCGGCGCTGATGGTGGTGCGCTGCTTGAACAGTTCCAGTTGGCGGATCGGCAACAACTGGTCGTCGCTGGACTTGAGGAACTTGCCCAGTTGCATGTTCTTCAGCACGGCCTTCTCTTCGTCGGTGTCACCGTAGTTGGCGAAGAAGTCGCGGATCTTGGTCTTCTCGCTGTCGCTCAGGGCCTTGCTCCACACCATCGGGTCGGCCGGGATCAGCGGCGACTTCCAGATCACCTTGAGCATGGCGGCCTTGTCCGGCTGGGTGACTTCCAGGCGGTCCCAGCTTTCGGTGTTGAAGGTGGCGACGTCCAACTGCCCCTTGGCCACGCTCAATGCGTTGACTTCATGGCTGGAGTTGAGGGTGCGCTTGAAGGCGGTGGCGGCGTCGACGTGGTTCTTGGCGAACACGTAGTAGCCGGGTACCAGGTAGCCCGAAGTGGAGTTCGGGTCACCGTTGCCGAAGGTCAGCTTCTTGGCGTTCTTGAGCATGTCATCGACGTTGTTGATCGGGCTGTCCTTGCGCACGATCAGCACGCTCCAGTAACCGGCAGCCCCGTTGGCGGCGGCGGTCTGGGCGAAGATTTCGCCGTTGGAACGGTCCACCGCTTCCATCGCGGCCTTGTTGCCCAGCCAGGCCACGTCGACTTTGTTGAAGCGCATGCCCTGGATCAGGCCGGCGTAGTCGGAAGCGAAGGTGGCGTTGATGGTGAGGCCGGTCTTCTTGTGCATGTCATCCAGGAAGGGCTGCCAGATGCTCTTGAGGTTCTGCGAAGACTCGGTGGACATGATGCCGAAATTGATCGCCTTGTCGGCGGCCTGGGCAGTGCCCATGGCCACGCTGGCAAGCAGCACGGCAGACAGAAACACATGACCGATACGGTTCAACATGGAGAGGATTCCTGTGGGTCGTTAGTAAGGTTTCAAGCGCGGGCCAGGGCCAACCGTGCGGGGACGACGGGTGTGCGGGTCTGGTCGGAAAACATCAGGCTGGTGTCGACATCGGCACCGTACAAATCGTTGAGGAACTGGCTGCTCAGCTCGCTGGCCTGGCCATCGAAGTGAATCCGCCCGCCCTTGAGCGCCACGGCTCGGGGGCAATAACGCATGGCGTAATCGACCTGGTGCAGGGTGACCACCACGGTCTTGCCGTCGCGGCCGTTGATGTCGGCGAGGATCTCCATGACCTTGCGCGCCGACTCCGGGTCCAGGGAGGCGATGGGTTCATCCGCCAGGATCACTTCGGCGCGTTGCGTCAAAGCGCGGGCGATTGCCACGCGTTGCTGCTGGCCGCCGGACAAGGTGGAGGCGCGCTGGCTGGCCAGGTCTGCCAGGCCGACGCGGGCCAGGGATTCCATGGCGAACTGTTTTTCCTCGGTGTTGAACAAACCGAGGTTGCCGCGCCAGCGCGGCATGCGGCCCAGGCAACCGAGCAGTACGTTGTCGAGCACGCTCAGGCGGTTGACCAGGTTGAACTGCTGGAAGATGTAGCCGATGTCGGCGCGCAGGCGCCGCACCTTGCCATTCAACCGCCCGCTGGCCTGCACTTCCCGGCCCAGCACCTTGACGCTGCCGCCGTTGCTCTTGTCGCAACAGGCCAGGCCCGCGAGGTGGCGCAGCAAGGTGGACTTGCCGGAGCCGGAAGCGCCAATCAGCGCGACCATCTCACCGGTGGCAACGGTGAGTTCGAGGTCGACCAGCGCGGATTTCTTCGCAAAGGTCTTGTTCAGATGATCGACATGGATAGCTGGAGTCATGGGCTTCTCTGTCTGGTTGAACAGCCATCCGTGGCTGCGTTTGAGTTCAAACGACAGTAGGCGCGGGCTGTGTCAGCCCTATGACTTGCACATGACTGGAGTAAAACCGTTTGATGAAGGTTTGATGAAAGGTTGGAAGTAGCTGTAGGACGTTGATCGTTCCCACGCTCTGCGTGGGAATGCCGCCTCGGACGCTCTGCGTCCATTGAAGTCTTGCGCAGTGGTGACGCCGAGCGTCACGGGATGCATTCCCACGCAGAGCGTGGGAACGATCCATACCTAACCTGTGGCGAGGGAGCTTGCTCCCTCGCCACAAGGTCTTCGCCCGGCATTGGAAATGTGCCGGACTGTGGTGCAATAGCTGGCCGCCAATATGTGCAAAAGGACAACGTGATGGGAAAAGACAAGGCATGTCCGGTCATCCTGCGAACCCGCCAATCCCTGGAAATCCTCGCCTTCAAACACCCACTGGCAGGTCTTCAACTGGTCAAGGGCAGCTTGGAGCCTGGCGAAAGTACCGAGGCTGCGGCAGTTAGAGAGTTGCTTGAAGAGGCCGGGATAACCGGCAAGGTGATACGTGACCTGGGCACTTGGCACTCAGCGTCCACGGGGCATACATGGGCCTTTCATCAATGCCTGATCCCTGAAGACCTGCCAGATACCTGGACCCATTTTGCAGAGGATGATGGCGGCCACGAGTTCCAGTTCTTCTGGCACCCGATGGCGAGCGAACCGTCAGAAGAGTGGCATCAGGTCTTTAAAGATGCCCTGGAGTTTCTAAAGCCGCGCCTTGCCGAAGTATCGCTTCAGGAATAATCAAGATCCCGGTAGATCGGTGATTTTTCCTACGATCTCTATGGCTTGCAGCAGCCTTAACTCGCCGCTAGCCTCTCCAAGTCGCTGCTCATCAGCGATCGGGTTTGGTCGCCCGGGTTAGAATGGCGCACAGTGCCGCGCAAGCGGCATTATCGTGTTCGCTTTATGGCGAGCTGCGCGTGGGAGGGCCCTGGCCCTGCCGGGTTTCCATTCCCTGGTCGACCAACCTGCGTACAGCTCGCCACCCTCCTGCTTGGTCGCAGATGTGGTGAGCTCCAATTGAATGGAGAGTCATTGCATGTACAAGGTCACGCCCAATCCGCCAGAAACGTCTGGCTCCAAGTCTGAAAAAAACAAGCTTCAGGACGCTGCCCAGCGGGCCATCGATCACTACCTGAAACCCGCCGAAACCAAAGCGTCCACCAATGAAAAAAACCACTTCAGTCTGTTCACCGTATCAGCCAACGTTGAAACGGAAGCACTGCTGAGCAACGCCTACGAAACACTCCAGTCTGCCAATGCAATGGCGTTGGACCTTTCCGAAAACATTGATGGCAAAGACCGCAGCCTGGTATTGGCGATGCAACAACTGCTGGAGTTGGGATTGTTGTTGGTGGATAGAGCGCTGGATCGAGAGTGCCCGGTGGCCTGATCAAAACCGAAATCCAACTGGCAACATAAATCCAATGTGGGAGCGGGCTTGCTCGCGAATGCAGAGGGTCAGTCAATACATCGGGTGACTGATCCACCGCTTTCGCGAGCAAGCCCGCTCCCACATTTTGATTTTCATCAGGTTCAAACTGCCCGGTGTTATTGAGCGATGCGGGCGCGCAATCGCGGCATCACAAAATCCATAAACGCCCTTAACTTCAGCGGCAACGGTGACTGGCCTTTATGCACCAAACTGATGGGCAGCGGCGCCGACTCGAACGCCTCAAGCACCACCGCCAACGCCTCCTCCCGCAGCGCATCCGCCACCTGATACGACAGCACCCGAATCACCCCCACTCCTAACGTCGCCGCTGCAATCGCTGCTTCTGCGGTGTTCACCGACAACCGCGAATGCACCGGTACCGAGAGCCCGGTTTTACCCGCGCCAAATCCCCACGCCCCTTGGGACGCCAGCACTTCGAAGGTGATGCAGTCATGCCCCGCCAAGTCCTGGGGCTCAGCGGGTATGCCGCGAGCGGCCAGGTATGCCGGGCTGGCGCACACCACCCGCCGCACCGTGCCCACCTGCATGGCCTTCAGCGAGCTGTCGGGCAACTCGCCAATGCGCACCGCGACGTCGCAGTGTTCTTCCATCAGGTGCACGACGCGGTCGGTGAGGATCAGGTTGATGTCGATCTCCGGGTACTGCGCGAGGAATTCCGCCACCACCGGCACGATGTGCAGCCGCCCGAAGACCACTGGCGCGGTAACGACCAGTTCGCCCCGGGGCTGGGAATATTCGCCAGTGGCCGCGCGCTCGGCCTCGCTGATGTCTTCAAGAATGCGCCGGCACGCGTCGAGGTAAGAGGCGCCGGCATCGGTCAACGACAGCTGGCGCGTGGTGCGGTGCAGCAGGCGGGTTTTCAGGTGCGTCTCAAGCTCGGCCATCTTGCGGCTGACGCTGGCCAGCGGCATGTCGAGGCGCCGCGCGGCAGCGGTCAGGCTGCCCGCATCAACCACGGCAACGAAGATGGACATGGATTCAAGACGGTTCATGGCAACCTATCAAATTCTGGAAGGATGATTCCAAATCCTAGGGGATTATCCTGCCAAGCGCGAGTGCGTAACGTTGGCCACTCATCTCCTTCCCGGAGATCTGCATTGAAGGAGAGCGCCGTGAGTGGCCTGCCGATGACATCCCAACCTTCCACAGCGCCTGCGGTCGCGCCGCGCGGCAAGATCATCATGATGGCGGTGATCGCCGGCGCGGTGATTACCAATATTTACTGCACCCAGCCGATCCTGCCGCTGATCGCTTCGGACATGGGCGTGGACGTGACCACCGTGGATCTGGTGGCCGGCTCCGCCCTGCTGGGTTTTGCTACCGGGCTGGCGTTGCTGCTGCCGATGGGCGACCGTTTTGACCGCCGCAAGCTGGTGCTGGGGCAGATCGCCCTGGCGTTCTGTTTCGCCCTGGCGGCGGCGTTTTCACCGGGCATCTGGGCGCTGATCGGGGCATCTTTCGGCTTGGGGATTGTGAGCTGTGTGCCGCAGCAACTGGTGCCGTTTGCGGCGGTGATGTCGCAGCCCCACGAACGCGGGCGCAATGTGGGCACGGTGGTCAGCGGGATCATGGTCGGCATCCTGCTCGGGCGCACGATCGCCGGCGTGGTCGGTGAGGCTTATGGCTGGCGGGCGGTGTACGCGATGGAGGCGGCCTTCATGATCCCGGTGTGGATCGGTGCCGCCAGGCTGCTGCCACAAGGCGTGCCGAGCACCAACCTGTCCTACCCTCGCCTGCTGGCTTCGCTGTGGCCGCTGATGCGCGACAACAGCCCGATTCGCCAATCAATGATGGTGCAGGCGTTGTTGTGGGCTTGCTTCAATGCGTTTTGGGTGAATCTGGCAGCACTGTTGGCTCATGGGCCATGGCAATTGGGCAGTGCCTGGGCCGGTGGCTTCGGGATTATCGGTGCGGCGGGTGCGTTGGCGGCGTCGCTCGGTGGGCGGGCTTCCGACAGGCTGGGTTCGCGCAAGGTGATTGGGGCGAGTATCGGGATTGTGACCTTGGCGTTCCTGCTGCTGGCGGGTGCCGAGACTTCGATTATCTTGCTGGTGCTGGGGGTGATCGTGCTGGATATCGGCGTGCAGTCGGGCTTGGTTTCCAACCAGACCCGGGCGTTTGCGGTGGACCCGAAAGCCCAGGGCCGCATCAATAGTTTGTACATGACGGCGACGTTTTTTGGCGGTGCGGTGGGGGCGACAGTCAGCGGCTGGTTGATGTCGCGGTTGGGCTGGATGGGGATTGTGGAGTTTGGGGTGATGCTGGGGGTGATTGCCGGGGTGGTCCACTGGACAAGCGCGCCCAGGCAGACTGAGGAGCTGGCGTAATTTCAAATCAAACGAGATTCAAAATGTGGGAGCGGGCTTGCTCGCGAATACGGTATATCAGTGCCCGATTTGTTGGCTGACACGCCGTATTCGCGAGCAAGCCCGCTCCCACATTTGAGCTTTGTTGTTGGGTGGACTGTATTCCAAACCAGCCATGAAAAAAGCGACCCGAAGGTCGCCTTTTTTCATTGTGCGTACTGCTTGCTCAACCCCGGCGGTACGCCATGGACATCGGTCTCTTCCCAAGGCCCGTTCGGGCTGATGGACCGGCTCCAGCCGTTGCTCCAGCGGTAGTAGGTGCGCTGGCGGTAGAACGTATCCGGCTGTTCGTCCAGCACGTACACCTGCATCTTCCCGTCCCAGTGGCTGGCCGCACCCGGTGGCGGTGCGAAGGTCGGCGAGGAGCTCGGCACCGGCTTCGACGGTTTGATCACTGGGCCTGAGGGCTGGGTGCCTGGCTGTGTGCTCGGCTGGGTCGACGGCCCTGTCGGTGGAATAGTCGGCCCGGTAGGCGACGGAGGCCGATGGACCGCACAAGCACTCAACCCCAGTACCAGGCTGAGCAGGGTGATACGTGCGATAGCGGTCATGGGCATTTCCTCGAATTATTGGTCCGGACTGTCGATGGTCAGCTGCTGCAGCGCAGTGGTGCTGCTGGCCAGGGGTTGGCTGCGGCCGATCCACTCGCCAGCTGTGGGAACACCTGCCCGGGATATGCGCGCAACCAGTTGGACTTCGGGAAAGTTGGACAGTTTCAACTGCGGCATCATCGCGTCGCTGTCGCCCAGTTCGACGGTGATCGGCAGGTCGGCCACGGTCACGCGCTTGGCCGCCAATGGCGCCGGCGGGCCTTTGACGGCACGGGCGAAGATGAACACGCTGTCGGTCGGCAAGGCCTTGGCCTTCACATCGGCGGCCAGGTCCACCCGCACTTGTATCTGTTTTTCTGCCTTCACGGGCGCCACGCTGCCGCCGCTCTCCTTGAGCTTCTCGGCGGCCCGGTCGATCCCGCCTTGCAGCGCGGCACGGGAATTGTCGTCCGGTGGCAGTTGCGCCAGCAGGCGGTTCCAGTAGTCGATCGCTTCCTGGTAACGCTGGCCTTCAAAGGCGGCGATGCCCAGCAGGCCGAGGCTGGTGACTTCTTTCGGATCGAGTTTCAGTGCTTCGTCGGTCAGGGCCTGGACCTTGGGCGACCACTGTTTGTTGTCGGCAAAGTACTGGGCCTGGGCCCACTGGCCGAGCAACTCGGGCTGGCGACCGGCCAGGGCCACGGTGCGCTCGAAGATTTTCGCCGCATCGGCGGAACGGTCCTGGGCCATGTAGGCGCGACCGAGGAAATACAGGCCTTCCGGCGAGTCCGGCTGGGCCGCTGCGGCGCGCTCCAGGCGGCGGGTCATGTCTTCCATGGACACCGGCGGCTGGGAGAATTCACGGGTCAGTTCGACCTTGTCGCTGGCACCGTAATGCAGGTACAGCGCCACGCCCAGCACCGGCACCAGAAAGGCCGCGAGCAACGGCAACGGTTTGCCGAGGCGCGACTCCCGAGGCTTTTCCACGCCCTCGGTATCCGCCAGCAACTCGCGAGCTGCTTCAGCGCGGCCGCTGTCCAGCTGGGCCGCATCCAGCACGCCTTCGGTCTGCTGGGTTTGCAGTTCCGCCACGCGTTCCTGGTACAGCGCCACGTTCAATGCAGTGCGATCCTCTTCACGCTGGGCACGGCGGCCGCGTAACACCGGGATCAGCAGGAAACTCAAGGCAATCAGAAGCAGCAGACCTGCTGCGAGCCAGAAATCAATCATCAGTTTTTTTGTCCAGCAGTTGGTCGAGGCGTTGACGCTCATCGACGGAAAGCGAGTCCGAGCCATCGGCCGGGGCGACACGACGGCGGCGCACAATCACCGCCATAACGACTAAGCCTGTGAGCAACAACCCGGCGGGGCCGAACCACAGCAGCGCTGTCTTGCCGGTGAGCGCCGGCTTGTAGCGCACGAAGTCACCGTAGCGGTCCACCATGAAGTCGATGATCTGCTGATTGTCCTTGCCCTCGCCGAGCATGCGGAAAATCTCTTTGCGCAGGTCGGCGGCGATCGGTGCGTTGGAGTCGGCGATGTCCTGGTTCTGGCACTTGGGGCAGCGCAGCTCCTTGGTCAGTTCGCGAAAACGCTCGCGGTCTCCGTCCTTGGCAAATTCGTAAGTGTCGATGGCGGCGTGGGCCACGCCGACCATGCTCAAGCCCAACACAGCGGCGGCTAACCAACGCTTCATGGCTTGGCCTCATCCACCAGCGCCTGGTACTTGGCGGCCAGTTGCTCGCGCCACACCACTTCGTCGATCACGCCCACGTACTTGTCGCGGATCACGCCCTTGGCGTCGATGAAGAAGGTTTCCGGAGCGCCGTACACACCAAGGTTCAGCCCGAGGTTGCCGTCTTCGTCGCGGATATCCAGCTGGTACGGGTTGTGGAATTCAGCCAGCCACTTCAGGGCGGCAGCATTGTCGTCCTTGTAGTTGATGCCGTAGATCACCACGCCCTTCTCCGCCAGCTTGTTCAGCACCGGATGCTCCACGCGGCAGGAAATGCACCAGGTGCCCCACACGTTGACCAGTGCCGGCTTGCCCAGCAAGTCAGCCTGAGTCAGGGTCTTGTCGCCCTGCACGGTCGGCAGCGAGAACGCCGGAAATGGCTTGCCGATCATGGCCGACGGCAGCTCGGCCGGGTCCAGGTACAGCCCGCGATACAGGAACACCGCCACCACCAGAAACGCCGCCAGCGGTAACACCATCAACCAACGCTTCATACTGGCGCTCCTTGCAGACCGAGGGCTTCACGCACCCGGCTCTTGACCTTGACCCGGTAGCGCCGGTCCATCGCTGCCAGCAAACCACCGAAGCCGGTGAGCAGGCCGCCGAACCAGATCCAGCGCACAAACGGTTTGACGTGGACCCGCACGGCCCAGGCGCCATCTCCCAACGGTTCACCCAGGGCGACGTAGAGGTCGCGGGTGAAACCGGCGTCGATCCCGGCTTCGGTCATCATCGAACTTTGCACGGTGTACAGGCGTTTTTCCGGGTGCAGCACGGCGATTTCCTTACCGTTGCGCACAACGCGTACGGTGCCTTTGTCGGAGGTGAAGTTCGGGCCTTCGAAGTGCTTGGC from Pseudomonas sp. NC02 encodes:
- the phnE gene encoding phosphonate ABC transporter, permease protein PhnE is translated as MTTLHAEAVGKRTWPQYLGWGLFLVLLAWAWHGAEMNPLALYRDSGNMATFAADFFPPDFHEWRSYLKEMIVTVQIALWGTVLAIVCSVPLGILCADNITPWWIHQPLRRVMDAFRSINEMVFAMLFVVAVGLGPFAGVLALWISTTGVLAKLFAEAVEAIDPGPVEGVRATGASALQEVIYGVIPQVMPLWVSYALYRFEANVRSATVVGMVGAGGIGVILWENIRAFQFVQTCAVLLVIIVVVSCIDVLSQRLRKQFI
- a CDS encoding LysR family transcriptional regulator, yielding MNRLESMSIFVAVVDAGSLTAAARRLDMPLASVSRKMAELETHLKTRLLHRTTRQLSLTDAGASYLDACRRILEDISEAERAATGEYSQPRGELVVTAPVVFGRLHIVPVVAEFLAQYPEIDINLILTDRVVHLMEEHCDVAVRIGELPDSSLKAMQVGTVRRVVCASPAYLAARGIPAEPQDLAGHDCITFEVLASQGAWGFGAGKTGLSVPVHSRLSVNTAEAAIAAATLGVGVIRVLSYQVADALREEALAVVLEAFESAPLPISLVHKGQSPLPLKLRAFMDFVMPRLRARIAQ
- a CDS encoding DUF6124 family protein, with amino-acid sequence MYKVTPNPPETSGSKSEKNKLQDAAQRAIDHYLKPAETKASTNEKNHFSLFTVSANVETEALLSNAYETLQSANAMALDLSENIDGKDRSLVLAMQQLLELGLLLVDRALDRECPVA
- a CDS encoding MFS transporter — protein: MTSQPSTAPAVAPRGKIIMMAVIAGAVITNIYCTQPILPLIASDMGVDVTTVDLVAGSALLGFATGLALLLPMGDRFDRRKLVLGQIALAFCFALAAAFSPGIWALIGASFGLGIVSCVPQQLVPFAAVMSQPHERGRNVGTVVSGIMVGILLGRTIAGVVGEAYGWRAVYAMEAAFMIPVWIGAARLLPQGVPSTNLSYPRLLASLWPLMRDNSPIRQSMMVQALLWACFNAFWVNLAALLAHGPWQLGSAWAGGFGIIGAAGALAASLGGRASDRLGSRKVIGASIGIVTLAFLLLAGAETSIILLVLGVIVLDIGVQSGLVSNQTRAFAVDPKAQGRINSLYMTATFFGGAVGATVSGWLMSRLGWMGIVEFGVMLGVIAGVVHWTSAPRQTEELA
- a CDS encoding DsbE family thiol:disulfide interchange protein yields the protein MKRWLMVLPLAAFLVVAVFLYRGLYLDPAELPSAMIGKPFPAFSLPTVQGDKTLTQADLLGKPALVNVWGTWCISCRVEHPVLNKLAEKGVVIYGINYKDDNAAALKWLAEFHNPYQLDIRDEDGNLGLNLGVYGAPETFFIDAKGVIRDKYVGVIDEVVWREQLAAKYQALVDEAKP
- a CDS encoding NUDIX domain-containing protein, with product MGKDKACPVILRTRQSLEILAFKHPLAGLQLVKGSLEPGESTEAAAVRELLEEAGITGKVIRDLGTWHSASTGHTWAFHQCLIPEDLPDTWTHFAEDDGGHEFQFFWHPMASEPSEEWHQVFKDALEFLKPRLAEVSLQE
- the phnF gene encoding phosphonate metabolism transcriptional regulator PhnF is translated as MQLSRQDEPVYRELADILRRELSSYQAGEFLPGEVQLAERFGVNRHTLRRAIDELVFEGSLLRRQGKGTQVLDRPLIYPMGAETSYSQSLSAQGVGVEAMLLKRRYCFASREEAQQLGIAEMAPMIELQTLRKLDHQPVSLIRHRYCASHAPLLADYNGGSLRHYLRERDMPLTRTQSLIGARLPNRDEAALLMMPRHLPALTVFTLSRDRDGRPVELAQSTSRSDRFQYQVVT
- the ccmI gene encoding c-type cytochrome biogenesis protein CcmI, translating into MIDFWLAAGLLLLIALSFLLIPVLRGRRAQREEDRTALNVALYQERVAELQTQQTEGVLDAAQLDSGRAEAARELLADTEGVEKPRESRLGKPLPLLAAFLVPVLGVALYLHYGASDKVELTREFSQPPVSMEDMTRRLERAAAAQPDSPEGLYFLGRAYMAQDRSADAAKIFERTVALAGRQPELLGQWAQAQYFADNKQWSPKVQALTDEALKLDPKEVTSLGLLGIAAFEGQRYQEAIDYWNRLLAQLPPDDNSRAALQGGIDRAAEKLKESGGSVAPVKAEKQIQVRVDLAADVKAKALPTDSVFIFARAVKGPPAPLAAKRVTVADLPITVELGDSDAMMPQLKLSNFPEVQLVARISRAGVPTAGEWIGRSQPLASSTTALQQLTIDSPDQ
- a CDS encoding cytochrome c-type biogenesis protein, giving the protein MKRWLAAAVLGLSMVGVAHAAIDTYEFAKDGDRERFRELTKELRCPKCQNQDIADSNAPIAADLRKEIFRMLGEGKDNQQIIDFMVDRYGDFVRYKPALTGKTALLWFGPAGLLLTGLVVMAVIVRRRRVAPADGSDSLSVDERQRLDQLLDKKTDD
- the phnC gene encoding phosphonate ABC transporter ATP-binding protein, whose protein sequence is MTPAIHVDHLNKTFAKKSALVDLELTVATGEMVALIGASGSGKSTLLRHLAGLACCDKSNGGSVKVLGREVQASGRLNGKVRRLRADIGYIFQQFNLVNRLSVLDNVLLGCLGRMPRWRGNLGLFNTEEKQFAMESLARVGLADLASQRASTLSGGQQQRVAIARALTQRAEVILADEPIASLDPESARKVMEILADINGRDGKTVVVTLHQVDYAMRYCPRAVALKGGRIHFDGQASELSSQFLNDLYGADVDTSLMFSDQTRTPVVPARLALARA
- the phnD gene encoding phosphonate ABC transporter substrate-binding protein, whose translation is MLNRIGHVFLSAVLLASVAMGTAQAADKAINFGIMSTESSQNLKSIWQPFLDDMHKKTGLTINATFASDYAGLIQGMRFNKVDVAWLGNKAAMEAVDRSNGEIFAQTAAANGAAGYWSVLIVRKDSPINNVDDMLKNAKKLTFGNGDPNSTSGYLVPGYYVFAKNHVDAATAFKRTLNSSHEVNALSVAKGQLDVATFNTESWDRLEVTQPDKAAMLKVIWKSPLIPADPMVWSKALSDSEKTKIRDFFANYGDTDEEKAVLKNMQLGKFLKSSDDQLLPIRQLELFKQRTTISADDKLEAADKARKLADIDADLAKLQERITELDKKTAANG